One window from the genome of Pyrobaculum ferrireducens encodes:
- the thsB gene encoding thermosome subunit beta — protein sequence MSQAVLTQIGGVPVLVLKEGTQRAFGKEAVRLNIMIARAIAEVMRTTLGPKGMDKMLIDSLGDITITNDGATILDEMDVQHPIAKLLVEISKSQEEEAGDGTTTAVVLAGALLEEAEKLLEKNIHPTVIVSGYKKALDVAAEHLRKSAVPVNRSDVDTLKKIAMTSMGGKISETVKEYFADLAVKAVLQVAEERNGKWYVDLDNIQIVKKHGGSLLDTQLVYGIVVDKEVVHAAMPKRVVNAKIALLDAPLEVEKPEIDAEIRINDPTQMRAFLEEEEKILRGYVDKLRSLGVTALFTTKGIDDIAQYYLAKAGILAVRRVKRSDIEKLVRATGARLVTSIEDLTEADLGFAGLVEERRVGDEKMVFVEQCKNPRAVSILVRGGFERLVDEAERNLDDALSVVADVVEDPYILPAGGAAEIEAAKAVRAFATKVGGREQYAVEAFARALEAIPKALAENAGLDPIDILTELTHKHEQGDGWRYGLDVYQGKVVDMVSLGLIEPLTVKLNALKVAVEAASMILRIDEIIAASKLEKEKEEKKEEKKEEFD from the coding sequence ATGAGTCAGGCAGTGTTAACTCAAATTGGCGGCGTCCCGGTATTAGTGTTGAAGGAGGGTACCCAGAGGGCGTTTGGAAAGGAGGCTGTTAGGCTGAATATTATGATTGCCAGAGCTATTGCGGAGGTTATGAGAACCACTCTCGGCCCGAAGGGTATGGATAAAATGCTCATCGACTCGCTCGGCGACATCACGATAACTAACGACGGCGCCACCATCCTCGACGAGATGGACGTGCAACATCCCATTGCCAAGTTGCTTGTTGAGATTTCTAAATCGCAGGAGGAGGAGGCTGGCGACGGCACCACCACAGCTGTGGTCCTCGCCGGCGCGTTGCTGGAGGAGGCTGAGAAGTTGCTTGAGAAGAACATCCACCCGACGGTAATTGTGAGCGGCTACAAGAAGGCTCTCGACGTCGCCGCCGAGCACCTCCGCAAGTCGGCGGTTCCCGTAAACCGTAGCGATGTCGATACCTTGAAGAAGATCGCCATGACGTCGATGGGTGGGAAGATCTCGGAGACTGTGAAGGAGTACTTCGCGGATTTGGCTGTGAAGGCTGTGTTGCAGGTCGCCGAGGAGAGGAATGGCAAGTGGTATGTGGATCTTGACAATATCCAGATTGTGAAGAAGCACGGCGGCTCTCTGCTAGATACGCAGTTGGTCTACGGGATTGTTGTCGATAAGGAGGTCGTCCACGCCGCTATGCCTAAGCGTGTTGTAAATGCCAAGATTGCATTGCTGGACGCGCCTCTGGAGGTAGAGAAGCCGGAGATAGATGCGGAGATTAGGATAAACGACCCGACTCAGATGAGGGCGTTTCTAGAGGAGGAGGAGAAGATACTCAGAGGCTATGTTGATAAGCTGAGGTCCCTCGGCGTCACGGCGCTGTTCACCACTAAGGGTATTGACGATATTGCGCAGTACTACCTAGCCAAGGCGGGTATCCTCGCCGTGAGGAGGGTGAAGCGTAGCGACATTGAAAAGCTGGTGAGGGCCACCGGCGCCAGGCTGGTCACAAGTATCGAGGACTTGACGGAGGCGGATCTGGGCTTCGCCGGCCTGGTGGAGGAGAGGCGTGTAGGCGATGAGAAGATGGTGTTTGTGGAGCAGTGTAAGAACCCGAGGGCTGTGTCCATCCTAGTGAGAGGCGGCTTCGAGAGGCTTGTTGACGAGGCTGAGAGGAACCTCGACGACGCGCTTTCCGTGGTGGCCGACGTCGTAGAGGATCCGTATATACTGCCCGCGGGCGGCGCGGCGGAGATCGAGGCGGCTAAGGCCGTGAGGGCCTTCGCCACCAAGGTCGGCGGGAGGGAGCAGTACGCAGTGGAGGCCTTTGCAAGAGCTCTGGAGGCTATTCCAAAGGCCCTCGCCGAGAACGCAGGTCTCGACCCAATTGACATACTGACTGAGCTGACTCACAAACATGAGCAGGGCGATGGCTGGAGGTACGGTTTAGATGTGTACCAGGGCAAGGTCGTGGATATGGTCTCCCTGGGCTTGATAGAGCCTCTCACAGTTAAGCTAAACGCGTTGAAGGTGGCGGTGGAGGCCGCCTCAATGATTCTCAGAATTGACGAGATCATAGCCGCCAGCAAGCTAGAGAAGGAGAAGGAGGAGAAGAAAGAAGAGAAGAAGGAGGAGTTCGACTAA
- a CDS encoding ATPase, T2SS/T4P/T4SS family, producing MYHVLLKILECAECRSSCVEKGFCDFSASELPAVLKILSRIYKKTIDDTLDFRYGVLKKINKELALRWTLATVGLVEIAEFLEDEDVEDVALIPGRPIYITRKWGKENSGKMCKGKAIRAILKIAHLKSVELSTSTPSLRYGLKIGPLRLRISLDLPPIVPLPQAYLRIHRGRITLAQLLRSGFLTEDQLREIYRWVREGRHIVVTGPPGSGKTTLLSALDDLIPGEWQRVYIDEADEFEDDPQKNQIKIRNVNKVKEIYASLNRNIDVIFIGELQYEEHFAAFKTAVEIGLQTLATMHSVNVNDAVTRLRRREIDVKNLGIVQLGKKYAGTIERRVVELYAE from the coding sequence ATGTACCACGTATTATTGAAAATTCTTGAGTGCGCAGAGTGCCGCTCATCTTGCGTAGAGAAGGGGTTCTGCGACTTCTCGGCAAGCGAGCTACCCGCAGTGCTGAAGATACTCTCACGTATATACAAAAAGACAATAGATGACACTCTCGATTTTAGATACGGAGTGTTGAAGAAGATAAATAAAGAACTGGCGCTGAGATGGACGCTGGCCACAGTCGGCCTAGTGGAAATCGCCGAGTTTCTAGAAGACGAGGATGTCGAGGACGTGGCTCTGATCCCCGGCAGGCCGATATACATAACGCGCAAGTGGGGGAAGGAGAACAGCGGAAAGATGTGTAAAGGAAAGGCGATAAGAGCCATACTCAAAATTGCCCACCTCAAATCTGTTGAGCTCTCCACCTCCACCCCTTCGCTGAGATACGGCCTCAAGATCGGCCCCCTTAGGCTGAGAATTTCGCTAGACCTCCCGCCGATAGTGCCGCTACCCCAGGCCTACTTGAGGATACACAGGGGTAGAATCACCCTAGCCCAGTTACTGAGATCCGGCTTCCTCACCGAGGATCAGCTCAGGGAGATATATAGATGGGTTAGAGAGGGCAGACACATAGTAGTCACAGGACCGCCCGGCTCGGGCAAGACCACGCTACTGTCTGCGCTTGATGACCTAATCCCGGGTGAGTGGCAGAGGGTCTACATAGACGAGGCGGACGAGTTCGAGGACGATCCTCAGAAGAACCAGATAAAGATTAGAAATGTCAACAAGGTGAAGGAGATCTACGCATCCCTCAATCGCAATATAGACGTAATCTTCATCGGCGAGCTTCAATACGAGGAACACTTCGCCGCGTTTAAAACCGCGGTGGAGATAGGGTTGCAGACCCTCGCGACGATGCACTCGGTAAACGTAAACGACGCAGTTACGCGGCTGAGGAGGAGGGAGATAGACGTCAAAAACCTCGGCATTGTCCAGCTAGGCAAGAAATACGCCGGCACAATAGAGAGGAGGGTAGTAGAGCTGTATGCTGAGTGA
- the map gene encoding type II methionyl aminopeptidase has translation MLRTLRQVGDVVHKSLKYAMDLAQPDMPVLELCEKVEAFIRSSDAKPAFPVNVSINEVAAHYTAKRGDQLRIPRSGLVKIDVGAQRDGYIVDAAVTVALGSVFVNLQKAARAALEAALNTARPGVKAWQIGDSVEKVIKNFGFNPVYNLTGHKIERFILHAGYVIPNYPDKSASQALAPGDVYAIEPFVTNGEGYVADGREVTIYRLLRMRHKNLQHVIDLVSAEVGPLPFTPRWFPQLDDSTIATALKAGVLHGYEVLVERSRGFVAQFEDTVYVGEGEVVPLARTLELL, from the coding sequence ATGTTGAGGACGTTGAGGCAGGTTGGCGACGTTGTTCATAAGTCGCTGAAGTACGCTATGGACTTGGCGCAGCCGGACATGCCTGTGCTTGAGCTCTGCGAGAAGGTGGAGGCTTTTATTAGGTCTAGCGACGCCAAGCCTGCTTTTCCGGTGAACGTAAGTATTAACGAGGTTGCGGCTCACTACACGGCGAAGAGGGGGGACCAGCTTAGGATTCCGAGGTCGGGTCTTGTTAAGATAGACGTGGGGGCTCAGCGTGATGGCTATATTGTCGACGCCGCTGTCACCGTGGCGCTGGGATCGGTGTTTGTAAATTTGCAGAAGGCGGCTAGGGCCGCGCTGGAGGCTGCTTTAAACACGGCGAGGCCTGGGGTCAAGGCGTGGCAGATCGGCGACTCTGTTGAGAAGGTTATTAAGAATTTTGGTTTTAACCCGGTGTACAACCTCACCGGGCATAAGATAGAGCGGTTCATTCTCCACGCCGGCTATGTAATTCCTAATTATCCAGATAAGTCGGCTTCGCAGGCGCTGGCGCCGGGGGATGTGTACGCCATTGAGCCGTTTGTCACTAATGGGGAGGGTTACGTCGCCGACGGCCGGGAGGTGACTATATACCGGTTGTTGAGGATGCGGCATAAGAATCTGCAACATGTTATCGATTTGGTGAGCGCCGAGGTGGGGCCTCTGCCCTTTACCCCTAGGTGGTTTCCCCAGCTGGACGACTCCACCATAGCTACGGCTCTGAAGGCCGGCGTGTTGCACGGCTACGAGGTTTTGGTGGAGAGGTCCAGGGGTTTTGTGGCTCAGTTTGAGGACACGGTTTATGTGGGCGAGGGCGAGGTTGTGCCGCTGGCGCGTACTCTGGAGTTGCTCTAA
- the dnaG gene encoding DNA primase DnaG, translating to MGALTIVAKYMIVAQIEVNGGVDKSDIIGALFSQTEGLLGKDMDLRELQMMGRIGRIEVDIFEKNGKTKAKIHIPSNLDRYETALVAALIESIERVGPYPATIKVIEIKDLREEKRKKIIEKAKELVKLIEEEILPDTKEIIEKLKEDVAKAEIVEYGPERLPAGPDIDKSDSIIIVEGRADVVNLVKHGYRNVIALEGISRGVPQTIIDLSKKKNVTVFIDGDKGGELVLKELLKVAHVDYIARAPPGKEVEQLTAKEITKALRNKVTLEEWLAQQKAAGEKAEAPAPQPPPTQAAKEEAPAPQFPFDVNKKIEEMLGTLEAELYDASWTPIKRLPVRELPDYLATSADSIHAIILDGITTQRIVDLAAKKGVKLIVTARTGPLTKVPEEMKIVTFDQIITSSTRSTP from the coding sequence ATGGGCGCCCTAACAATAGTAGCCAAGTACATGATAGTCGCACAGATAGAGGTAAACGGCGGCGTAGACAAATCAGACATAATAGGAGCCCTCTTCTCACAGACAGAGGGACTACTGGGAAAAGACATGGACCTCAGAGAGCTACAGATGATGGGCAGAATAGGGAGAATTGAGGTGGACATATTCGAAAAAAACGGAAAAACAAAAGCAAAGATACACATACCAAGCAACCTCGATAGATACGAAACGGCGCTCGTCGCCGCGTTGATAGAAAGCATCGAGAGAGTAGGGCCCTACCCCGCCACCATCAAGGTAATAGAAATAAAAGACCTAAGAGAGGAAAAAAGAAAGAAAATCATTGAAAAAGCAAAAGAGCTGGTAAAACTAATAGAAGAGGAGATACTACCCGACACCAAGGAAATCATCGAAAAGCTGAAAGAAGACGTGGCAAAAGCCGAGATAGTCGAATACGGCCCCGAACGTCTGCCCGCCGGCCCCGACATAGACAAGTCAGACTCCATAATAATAGTCGAGGGCAGAGCCGACGTCGTCAACCTAGTAAAACATGGCTACAGAAACGTCATAGCCCTCGAAGGCATCAGCAGAGGCGTGCCCCAGACAATAATAGATCTCAGCAAGAAGAAAAACGTCACGGTATTCATCGACGGAGACAAAGGCGGAGAGCTAGTCCTCAAAGAGCTACTCAAAGTCGCCCACGTAGACTACATAGCCAGGGCACCACCAGGCAAAGAAGTAGAACAACTCACAGCGAAGGAGATCACCAAAGCCCTAAGAAATAAGGTAACGCTGGAGGAGTGGCTGGCCCAGCAGAAAGCCGCCGGCGAGAAAGCCGAAGCGCCGGCCCCGCAGCCGCCCCCCACACAGGCGGCGAAGGAGGAGGCGCCGGCTCCGCAGTTCCCCTTCGACGTAAATAAAAAAATTGAAGAGATGCTGGGGACGCTCGAGGCCGAGCTCTACGACGCCAGCTGGACCCCCATAAAACGGCTCCCAGTTAGGGAGCTCCCCGACTACCTCGCGACGTCGGCGGACTCCATACACGCCATAATACTCGACGGCATTACGACACAACGAATCGTAGACCTAGCCGCGAAAAAGGGAGTCAAGCTAATAGTCACAGCCCGCACAGGTCCGCTGACCAAGGTGCCTGAGGAGATGAAAATCGTCACATTTGATCAAATAATTACTTCATCTACGCGGTCGACGCCGTGA